A genomic window from Cyprinus carpio isolate SPL01 chromosome B9, ASM1834038v1, whole genome shotgun sequence includes:
- the LOC109096276 gene encoding uncharacterized protein LOC109096276 isoform X1, producing MDVNLTISLMRGQMGAVIEKAVNVAVETVLGEMIRVVGLKFEEIKREMTAKEKENENIRRMLETSRCQMKTMRKYISVLSAEEPSRRLYQGDGDRATTSTGMHCRRGPMSNPPNPCPRPRVSEPAPVTLAGPSWVRQQMHMSKETLRSENHIPEVDIEETHGSTIHKVENSSSHLVDSQVLLSETSDPIWGQNPLASAETGHTDMPDSGVLSAPMMADECVSSQMTNTLTFGAPSLKIKQEEAEVEIVCVKDEPAEAGSIPRFEYSNAELHQPTGEPELGVSLDLPSSFQALQSPSTSADLAIPAFISVDPTTYDDSQLSVAGVQKQVRPRRKDLNLYEEYKLSRTLRGRNTNRGRSTNRRRELEQTLPQALLADLVRERREKTRLRVARWRAKRKLQACLMASQAAQFSGAPVQSSPAQRGGLISTRRRGGAMAQRGGLGLRRGLSETGTYNVLLQLGPSPTQSASTRGMNEGLMPSGPPALSQHRTTAPRSTYQ from the exons ATGGATGTGAATCTGACCATCTCTCTGATGCGGGGCCAGATGGGCGCTGTTATTGAGAAAGCCGTGAACGTCGCGGTGGAGACCGTGCTAGGAGAGATGATCCGGGTGGTCGGGCTCAAATTTGAGGAGATCAAACGGGAGATGACAGCTAAAGAGAAGGAGAATGAGAACATCAGGAGGATGCTGGAGACGTCCCGCTGTCAGATGAAAACCATGCGCAAGTACATCAGCGTCCTGTCTGCTGAAGAGCCCAGCCGTAGACTGTATCAGGGAGATGGAGACAGGGCAACAACATCCACAGGGATGCACTGCAGAAGAGGGCCGATGAGCAACCCCCCAAACCCCTGTCCCAGACCCAGAGTCTCTGAGCCAGCCCCTGTAACGTTAGCTGGACCCTCATGGGTGAGACAGCAGATGCACATGTCCAAAGAAACATTAAGAAGTGAGAATCACATTCCTGAGGTCGACATTGAAGAGACCCATGGGTCAACAATTCATAAAG TTGAGAACTCAAGCTCTCATCTGGTGGACAGTCAGGTGCTTCTGTCTGAGACCAGTGATCCAATCTGGGGTCAGAACCCTCTCGCCTCTGCAGAGACTGGACACACAGACATGCCGGACAGCGGCGTCCTCTCTGCACCCATGATGGCAGATGAATGTGTGTCATCCCAAATGACAAACACATTGACCTTTGGAGCACCATCACTTAAAATCAAACAGGAGGAGGCGGAGGTTGAAATCGTCTGTGTGAAAGATGAACCCGCAGAAGCTGGCAGCATACCTAGATTTGAATATTCCAATGCTGAACTTCACCAGCCGACGGGAGAACCAGAGCTCGGGGTCTCACTAGATCTACCCTCATCATTTCAAGCTCTTCAGAGTCCTAGCACTTCAGCAGACCTTGCAATCCCAGCATTCATCAGTGTGGACCCAACTACCT ATGACGACTCCCAGCTGTCAGTGGCAGGGGTCCAAAAGCAGGTGCGTCCGAGACGTAAGGACCTTAATCTGTATGAAGAATACAAACTCAGCCGGACTCTGAGAGGCCGCAACACGAACCGAGGCCGTAGTACAAATCGACGGCGTGAGCTGGAGCAGACTCTACCGCAGGCTCTACTTGCAGACTTGGTAAGGGAACGAAGGGAAAAGACTCGTCTTCGAGTGGCCCGCTGGCGTGCCAAACGCAAATTACAAGCCTGTCTGATGGCCTCGCAGGCTGCGCAGTTTAGCGGCGCTCCTGTGCAGAGTTCACCTGCCCAGCGTGGAGGCCTGATCTCCACCCGCAGGCGAGGCGGAGCGATGGCGCAGCGCGGTGGGCTTGGATTGAGAAGGGGACTGTCAGAGACTGGCACTTATAATGTGCTGCTGCAGCTGGGGCCCAGTCCTACTCAATCAGCTTCAACGCGGGGCATGAATGAGGGTCTGATGCCGTCTGGACCCCCAGCGCTATCACAGCACAGAACCACTGCACCGAGATCAACTTATCAATGA
- the LOC109096276 gene encoding uncharacterized protein LOC109096276 isoform X3, which translates to MDVNLTISLMRGQMGAVIEKAVNVAVETVLGEMIRVVGLKFEEIKREMTAKEKENENIRRMLETSRCQMKTMRKYISVLSAEEPSRRLYQGDGDRATTSTGMHCRRGPMSNPPNPCPRPRVSEPAPVTLAGPSWVRQQMHMSKETLRSENHIPEVDIEETHGSTIHKVENSSSHLVDSQVLLSETSDPIWGQNPLASAETGHTDMPDSGVLSAPMMADECVSSQMTNTLTFGAPSLKIKQEEAEVEIVCVKDEPAEAGSIPRFEYSNAELHQPTGEPELGVSLDLPSSFQALQSPSTSADLAIPAFISVDPTTSMSDASPGSFENNQCTAVERAILESQGEMDWKISHLTALVQCLVGNKHFVPLLQMEDEEEDCVFPLMSMEDLDCLEQRLNG; encoded by the exons ATGGATGTGAATCTGACCATCTCTCTGATGCGGGGCCAGATGGGCGCTGTTATTGAGAAAGCCGTGAACGTCGCGGTGGAGACCGTGCTAGGAGAGATGATCCGGGTGGTCGGGCTCAAATTTGAGGAGATCAAACGGGAGATGACAGCTAAAGAGAAGGAGAATGAGAACATCAGGAGGATGCTGGAGACGTCCCGCTGTCAGATGAAAACCATGCGCAAGTACATCAGCGTCCTGTCTGCTGAAGAGCCCAGCCGTAGACTGTATCAGGGAGATGGAGACAGGGCAACAACATCCACAGGGATGCACTGCAGAAGAGGGCCGATGAGCAACCCCCCAAACCCCTGTCCCAGACCCAGAGTCTCTGAGCCAGCCCCTGTAACGTTAGCTGGACCCTCATGGGTGAGACAGCAGATGCACATGTCCAAAGAAACATTAAGAAGTGAGAATCACATTCCTGAGGTCGACATTGAAGAGACCCATGGGTCAACAATTCATAAAG TTGAGAACTCAAGCTCTCATCTGGTGGACAGTCAGGTGCTTCTGTCTGAGACCAGTGATCCAATCTGGGGTCAGAACCCTCTCGCCTCTGCAGAGACTGGACACACAGACATGCCGGACAGCGGCGTCCTCTCTGCACCCATGATGGCAGATGAATGTGTGTCATCCCAAATGACAAACACATTGACCTTTGGAGCACCATCACTTAAAATCAAACAGGAGGAGGCGGAGGTTGAAATCGTCTGTGTGAAAGATGAACCCGCAGAAGCTGGCAGCATACCTAGATTTGAATATTCCAATGCTGAACTTCACCAGCCGACGGGAGAACCAGAGCTCGGGGTCTCACTAGATCTACCCTCATCATTTCAAGCTCTTCAGAGTCCTAGCACTTCAGCAGACCTTGCAATCCCAGCATTCATCAGTGTGGACCCAACTACCT ctatgTCGGATGCAAGTCCAGGGAGTTTTGAAAATAATCAATGTACAG CTGTAGAGAGGGCTATTCTTGAGTCACAGGGAGAAATGGACTGGAAAATCAGTCACCTGACTGCACTGGTTCAGTGTCTTGTGGGGAACAAGCACTTTGTGCCTCTGCTGCAGatggaggatgaggaagaggattgTGTCTTTCCTCTGATGTCTATGGAGGATCTTGACTGCTTGGAGCAAAGACTTAATGGATAG
- the LOC109096276 gene encoding uncharacterized protein LOC109096276 isoform X4 produces the protein MDVNLTISLMRGQMGAVIEKAVNVAVETVLGEMIRVVGLKFEEIKREMTAKEKENENIRRMLETSRCQMKTMRKYISVLSAEEPSRRLYQGDGDRATTSTGMHCRRGPMSNPPNPCPRPRVSEPAPVTLAGPSWVRQQMHMSKETLRSENHIPEVDIEETHGSTIHKVENSSSHLVDSQVLLSETSDPIWGQNPLASAETGHTDMPDSGVLSAPMMADECVSSQMTNTLTFGAPSLKIKQEEAEVEIVCVKDEPAEAGSIPRFEYSNAELHQPTGEPELGVSLDLPSSFQALQSPSTSADLAIPAFISVDPTTSMSDASPGSFENNQCTDGG, from the exons ATGGATGTGAATCTGACCATCTCTCTGATGCGGGGCCAGATGGGCGCTGTTATTGAGAAAGCCGTGAACGTCGCGGTGGAGACCGTGCTAGGAGAGATGATCCGGGTGGTCGGGCTCAAATTTGAGGAGATCAAACGGGAGATGACAGCTAAAGAGAAGGAGAATGAGAACATCAGGAGGATGCTGGAGACGTCCCGCTGTCAGATGAAAACCATGCGCAAGTACATCAGCGTCCTGTCTGCTGAAGAGCCCAGCCGTAGACTGTATCAGGGAGATGGAGACAGGGCAACAACATCCACAGGGATGCACTGCAGAAGAGGGCCGATGAGCAACCCCCCAAACCCCTGTCCCAGACCCAGAGTCTCTGAGCCAGCCCCTGTAACGTTAGCTGGACCCTCATGGGTGAGACAGCAGATGCACATGTCCAAAGAAACATTAAGAAGTGAGAATCACATTCCTGAGGTCGACATTGAAGAGACCCATGGGTCAACAATTCATAAAG TTGAGAACTCAAGCTCTCATCTGGTGGACAGTCAGGTGCTTCTGTCTGAGACCAGTGATCCAATCTGGGGTCAGAACCCTCTCGCCTCTGCAGAGACTGGACACACAGACATGCCGGACAGCGGCGTCCTCTCTGCACCCATGATGGCAGATGAATGTGTGTCATCCCAAATGACAAACACATTGACCTTTGGAGCACCATCACTTAAAATCAAACAGGAGGAGGCGGAGGTTGAAATCGTCTGTGTGAAAGATGAACCCGCAGAAGCTGGCAGCATACCTAGATTTGAATATTCCAATGCTGAACTTCACCAGCCGACGGGAGAACCAGAGCTCGGGGTCTCACTAGATCTACCCTCATCATTTCAAGCTCTTCAGAGTCCTAGCACTTCAGCAGACCTTGCAATCCCAGCATTCATCAGTGTGGACCCAACTACCT ctatgTCGGATGCAAGTCCAGGGAGTTTTGAAAATAATCAATGTACAG atggaggatga
- the LOC109096276 gene encoding uncharacterized protein LOC109096276 isoform X2: MDVNLTISLMRGQMGAVIEKAVNVAVETVLGEMIRVVGLKFEEIKREMTAKEKENENIRRMLETSRCQMKTMRKYISVLSAEEPSRRLYQGDGDRATTSTGMHCRRGPMSNPPNPCPRPRVSEPAPVTLAGPSWVRQQMHMSKETLRSENHIPEVDIEETHGSTIHKVENSSSHLVDSQVLLSETSDPIWGQNPLASAETGHTDMPDSGVLSAPMMADECVSSQMTNTLTFGAPSLKIKQEEAEVEIVCVKDEPAEAGSIPRFEYSNAELHQPTGEPELGVSLDLPSSFQALQSPSTSADLAIPAFISVDPTTYTVMAKTAAEKQREYRARRDADPARRETYLRSERERWRRDVETGKKKRIGDLCEKAQRWRRKQWREAKERQKRSFFKLIATPPDNPEPSLMVLLQP; this comes from the exons ATGGATGTGAATCTGACCATCTCTCTGATGCGGGGCCAGATGGGCGCTGTTATTGAGAAAGCCGTGAACGTCGCGGTGGAGACCGTGCTAGGAGAGATGATCCGGGTGGTCGGGCTCAAATTTGAGGAGATCAAACGGGAGATGACAGCTAAAGAGAAGGAGAATGAGAACATCAGGAGGATGCTGGAGACGTCCCGCTGTCAGATGAAAACCATGCGCAAGTACATCAGCGTCCTGTCTGCTGAAGAGCCCAGCCGTAGACTGTATCAGGGAGATGGAGACAGGGCAACAACATCCACAGGGATGCACTGCAGAAGAGGGCCGATGAGCAACCCCCCAAACCCCTGTCCCAGACCCAGAGTCTCTGAGCCAGCCCCTGTAACGTTAGCTGGACCCTCATGGGTGAGACAGCAGATGCACATGTCCAAAGAAACATTAAGAAGTGAGAATCACATTCCTGAGGTCGACATTGAAGAGACCCATGGGTCAACAATTCATAAAG TTGAGAACTCAAGCTCTCATCTGGTGGACAGTCAGGTGCTTCTGTCTGAGACCAGTGATCCAATCTGGGGTCAGAACCCTCTCGCCTCTGCAGAGACTGGACACACAGACATGCCGGACAGCGGCGTCCTCTCTGCACCCATGATGGCAGATGAATGTGTGTCATCCCAAATGACAAACACATTGACCTTTGGAGCACCATCACTTAAAATCAAACAGGAGGAGGCGGAGGTTGAAATCGTCTGTGTGAAAGATGAACCCGCAGAAGCTGGCAGCATACCTAGATTTGAATATTCCAATGCTGAACTTCACCAGCCGACGGGAGAACCAGAGCTCGGGGTCTCACTAGATCTACCCTCATCATTTCAAGCTCTTCAGAGTCCTAGCACTTCAGCAGACCTTGCAATCCCAGCATTCATCAGTGTGGACCCAACTACCT ACACAGTAATGGCAAAAACAGCTGCTGAAAAACAGAGAGAGTACAGGGCGAGAAGGGATGCTGATCCAGCACGCAGGGAAACGTACCTCAGGAGTGAGCGAGAGAGGTGGAGAAGGGATGTTGAGACAGGGAAAAAGAAGAGAATTGGTGACCTGTGTGAGAAGGCTCAGAGATGGAGGCGCAAGCAGTGGAGAGAGGCCAAAGAACGACAGAAGAGGAGCTTTTTCAAATTAATTGCTACCCCTCCAGACAATCCTGAACCCAGTCTGATGGTGTTGCTGCAACCATGA
- the LOC109096276 gene encoding uncharacterized protein LOC109096276 isoform X5, with protein MDVNLTISLMRGQMGAVIEKAVNVAVETVLGEMIRVVGLKFEEIKREMTAKEKENENIRRMLETSRCQMKTMRKYISVLSAEEPSRRLYQGDGDRATTSTGMHCRRGPMSNPPNPCPRPRVSEPAPVTLAGPSWVRQQMHMSKETLRSENHIPEVDIEETHGSTIHKVENSSSHLVDSQVLLSETSDPIWGQNPLASAETGHTDMPDSGVLSAPMMADECVSSQMTNTLTFGAPSLKIKQEEAEVEIVCVKDEPAEAGSIPRFEYSNAELHQPTGEPELGVSLDLPSSFQALQSPSTSADLAIPAFISVDPTTSLPQEDQLTSCQ; from the exons ATGGATGTGAATCTGACCATCTCTCTGATGCGGGGCCAGATGGGCGCTGTTATTGAGAAAGCCGTGAACGTCGCGGTGGAGACCGTGCTAGGAGAGATGATCCGGGTGGTCGGGCTCAAATTTGAGGAGATCAAACGGGAGATGACAGCTAAAGAGAAGGAGAATGAGAACATCAGGAGGATGCTGGAGACGTCCCGCTGTCAGATGAAAACCATGCGCAAGTACATCAGCGTCCTGTCTGCTGAAGAGCCCAGCCGTAGACTGTATCAGGGAGATGGAGACAGGGCAACAACATCCACAGGGATGCACTGCAGAAGAGGGCCGATGAGCAACCCCCCAAACCCCTGTCCCAGACCCAGAGTCTCTGAGCCAGCCCCTGTAACGTTAGCTGGACCCTCATGGGTGAGACAGCAGATGCACATGTCCAAAGAAACATTAAGAAGTGAGAATCACATTCCTGAGGTCGACATTGAAGAGACCCATGGGTCAACAATTCATAAAG TTGAGAACTCAAGCTCTCATCTGGTGGACAGTCAGGTGCTTCTGTCTGAGACCAGTGATCCAATCTGGGGTCAGAACCCTCTCGCCTCTGCAGAGACTGGACACACAGACATGCCGGACAGCGGCGTCCTCTCTGCACCCATGATGGCAGATGAATGTGTGTCATCCCAAATGACAAACACATTGACCTTTGGAGCACCATCACTTAAAATCAAACAGGAGGAGGCGGAGGTTGAAATCGTCTGTGTGAAAGATGAACCCGCAGAAGCTGGCAGCATACCTAGATTTGAATATTCCAATGCTGAACTTCACCAGCCGACGGGAGAACCAGAGCTCGGGGTCTCACTAGATCTACCCTCATCATTTCAAGCTCTTCAGAGTCCTAGCACTTCAGCAGACCTTGCAATCCCAGCATTCATCAGTGTGGACCCAACTACCT cCCTGCCACAAGAGGACCAGCTGACATCATGTCAGTGA